The following DNA comes from Bacillota bacterium.
GCAAGAGCGAAGCGGAGCTCCAAGGGGACAGGGATTTCTTACTGAGGATTTGGAATAACATTCAGGCCGATGCCAAAAGGAAAAACCCGCCGGCCCTTCTATACCGAGATTATGATTTAATTTTCCGTCTGGTGCGGGATGTGTTCACTCAGGAAATCAGTCGGTTTATCGTCGATTCCAAAGAAGCCTATAGAAAGATTTTAGAACTTTTAGATTCCCTATCCCCTAACCTGAAAAACCGGGTCTTCTACTATGGGGAGAAAACCCCCATCTTTGAGGCCTTTGGTATTGAGTCGGAGATCAGCAAATTGGTGAAGCGCAAGGTGTGGTTGGATTGTGGAGGGTATATTATCATCGATGACACCGAGGCCTTGGTGAGCATCGATGTAAATACGGGCAAATTCACCGGTTCCACCAATTTGGCCGATACGGTGTTACAGACCAACCTGGAGGCCGCGACGGAAATTGCCCGACAACTGCGGCTTAGGAATATCGGTGGAATCGTGATTATCGACTTTATTGACATGGAAAGCAAGGCCGATGAGGAAAAGGTGCTCAAGCGGCTGGAACAGGAATTTGCCAAAGACAAGACCAAAGTCCACATCCTGGGGTTTACGAACCTGGGGCTGGTGGAGTTGACCCGTAAAAAGGTCTTCCAAGATCTTGGTGAAACCCTCTTTACCACGTGTCCCTACTGTGGGGGCGCGGGCCATGTCTTCTCGGAAACATCCATCGCCCTGCAGGTGGAACGGCAGATTCGCCATACCGCTTGGACCATGGAGGGCGAGGCCATCTTTGTACGGGTCCATCCCCAAGTGGCTTCCCTGTTGATCGGCAGTGGTGGTTCTAACCTGAAGCGGTTGGAGGAAGAGACGGGCAAGTATATTTACATCAAAGGTTCCGACGATTTCCGGGTGGATGATGTCCAGGTGACTGCCGCCAAGACCAGGGAGGAA
Coding sequences within:
- a CDS encoding Rne/Rng family ribonuclease, which encodes MIKEVIVNVETGQTRAAIREDQVLVELYIERANHKRIAGNIYKGRVENVLPGMQAAFVDIGLERNAFLYVDDAVDYINAEGDEYFTTHGSNGKTINEILRPNQEIVVQVTKEPVGTKGARVVTQLTIPGRYLVLMPTVDHVGVSRRIDDNAERERLRKIAAHLKPQGIGLIVRTAAAGKSEAELQGDRDFLLRIWNNIQADAKRKNPPALLYRDYDLIFRLVRDVFTQEISRFIVDSKEAYRKILELLDSLSPNLKNRVFYYGEKTPIFEAFGIESEISKLVKRKVWLDCGGYIIIDDTEALVSIDVNTGKFTGSTNLADTVLQTNLEAATEIARQLRLRNIGGIVIIDFIDMESKADEEKVLKRLEQEFAKDKTKVHILGFTNLGLVELTRKKVFQDLGETLFTTCPYCGGAGHVFSETSIALQVERQIRHTAWTMEGEAIFVRVHPQVASLLIGSGGSNLKRLEEETGKYIYIKGSDDFRVDDVQVTAAKTREEAERMALPVAEGQIIEIEVEEPHISNPKDGIARIEGYVLDIQGAGQHVGQKLKVQITKVFRTYARGKVVSASVEA